The Chitiniphilus purpureus sequence TTCTGCTCTGCGGTACTGCCAACCACACGTTCGCCCATGGTGACCCAATAGGTAACAGCTTCATGGCGGGGCCCGAGCTTGGCAGCCAAAGTGCGAACCTGCATGGCCTCCCCACCCAGTTGCAGTTGCTTGTTCACCGGCGGGTCTATCGTAAAGCCCTGTGCGGGATAGCAGATATCCGGACGATGTAACCTGAAGTCGTCACGCTGATCCTTGCCATAAGCAATCGACAGCATAACCCGTCGGCCCCGGCTATCCACGTAAACGCGGCTCAACGTCTCCGAATAGATGCGTGAGAGCTGGGCCGCCAAGTCAGGGGGAACTTCAACCACGCCTTGCACCGACTCCAGACGCCAATCACCGATCTGAGCCGGAATCATCCGCTCTAGATTGATTTGATGCTGATCAGCCAAAGGTTTAGTTGGCTTCATTGCCCATGCCAATGCTGCTGCAACAAGCATCATTACAGACAATGGAATCTGCCAGCGAAACTGGTTCATGCCCCCCCCTTGTTGCGAAAAACCAATCCAAGCAGACGGTCGAGAATGAAAAGCGAGCTGAGTGCGGCAGCAAATAGAAACAGGCCGGCGGCGCCGTGCACGAACCCTTGCCCTGCCTCATCACCAAAATGGTAGGTGACGAGTACGAGTGCAATAACGCGCAGGATATTGGCAAAGAAAGCCAACGGCAGAATGGCAGCAATCAGCAGCAGGTTGCGCACTACGCTCGCATGCCCATTGAGGTAGACATATAGCAGCCCGATTGCCGACAGGCTGACCATCGAATTGAGGCCTGAACATGCATCAGCAACCAGCAGCTGGTACTGCCCCACATTGAGCAGCACGCCGCTGCGCGCAATGGGATAACCAGCGGCATAAAGTACGTGTTCCGCAATGCTCGAGACTTCCTGTTTAAGGGAGGCGGTCAGCGCGTCAATAATGAAGCCGGGCAACGGCAGTAGAAACAGCATGAAGAAAAGTGCAAAAATGCACACACGTACTGCCGGCCATCCACGCCTGGCCAACAGCATGGCCATTGCAAATGGGATAAACGCACCGATTTCCAACAACAGAATCCCTTGCGACCGACCAAAGGCGTAGCACAGCATTCCCAGCATGCCAAAGCCAAGGCAGGCCACCTTTGCCGGACGTTCGGGCAGGACAGCCAGCACCATGCGCTTTTGCCAGAACAACCACAATACCATTGCAAGGATGATGGGGCCGTGCCCCAGCTCCTCGCTCTGCCACAAGGTCGTGGTCAGGGTATAAATAGTAGGCAGCGCGATGGCAGCCAACGCAATGCAGAGCAAGAAATTGCGCATCACAAATTCGCCTAACCCACCAAATGCAGGCGCGGCAGCCGCATCAACACGAACCGTCATTTCTTGCGTCCCCCTTCGTCTAGCACTGCACCGATGATTTGGGCACCAGCAGCTTCCAATTGGGTCTGCAGTTGCGAAAGCTCACTCCAACGGGAACGGTGGCGCTCCGCAACCAAAACCATGCCGCGTACCCGTGCTGCAATAAGTTGTTGATCTGCAGCATCGGTTGCTGGCGGTGTATTGA is a genomic window containing:
- the epsI gene encoding exosortase-associated protein EpsI, B-type, with the protein product MNQFRWQIPLSVMMLVAAALAWAMKPTKPLADQHQINLERMIPAQIGDWRLESVQGVVEVPPDLAAQLSRIYSETLSRVYVDSRGRRVMLSIAYGKDQRDDFRLHRPDICYPAQGFTIDPPVNKQLQLGGEAMQVRTLAAKLGPRHEAVTYWVTMGERVVGSTAEQKLVQIGYGLRQIIPDGMVFRVSTLDSDQAAGLALNKLFVQTLYRTLPTQTRVLFFGNGA
- the xrtB gene encoding exosortase B — encoded protein: MTVRVDAAAAPAFGGLGEFVMRNFLLCIALAAIALPTIYTLTTTLWQSEELGHGPIILAMVLWLFWQKRMVLAVLPERPAKVACLGFGMLGMLCYAFGRSQGILLLEIGAFIPFAMAMLLARRGWPAVRVCIFALFFMLFLLPLPGFIIDALTASLKQEVSSIAEHVLYAAGYPIARSGVLLNVGQYQLLVADACSGLNSMVSLSAIGLLYVYLNGHASVVRNLLLIAAILPLAFFANILRVIALVLVTYHFGDEAGQGFVHGAAGLFLFAAALSSLFILDRLLGLVFRNKGGA